From a region of the Cucumis sativus cultivar 9930 chromosome 6, Cucumber_9930_V3, whole genome shotgun sequence genome:
- the LOC101222878 gene encoding 5-formyltetrahydrofolate cyclo-ligase-like protein COG0212, with protein sequence MDSILIQLSQPLSLRSTLLNAIRTPPSISSISLGGNLHFQRRHFKLDSTKNGGTDTQRDPPFDEPAFEAERSRLDAQARKSMAEASIRDTEGASDDDPKAWKWVIRKRIWDFMESQNVAANPRPVHHRIPNFIGAMEAANRLCDLEVFRNSQCVKVNPDSPQKGVRLLTLTGGKKLLTPQPRLRTGFFSIVESGMLTPATIKEACTSVGVAKYGKPIGLDEKIKVDLIVIGSVAVDPKTGARLGKGEGFAELEYGMLRYMGAIDDSTLIVTSVHDCQLVDDIPVQKLLIHDVPVDIVCTPTQVILTNTKIPKPQGIYWEMLSPEKLSQIRILRELKRRIERETGKLLPCGPSEKLPPTAQRTSKPGKRALSKK encoded by the exons ATGGATTCAATTCTCATACAATTATCCCAACCTCTATCACTCAGATCCACACTCCTCAACGCAATTCGAACACCACCTTCCATTTCTTCAATCTCCCTCGGAGGAAATCTTCACTTCCAGAGGAGGCACTTCAAGCTGGACAGCACTAAAAATGGAGGCACTGATACACAACGCGATCCCCCTTTCGACGAACCAGCATTCGAGGCCGAGAGGTCTCGCCTCGACGCCCAAGCTAGAAAATCTATGGCCGAAGCTTCAATAAGGGACACTGAAGGCGCTTCGGACGACGACCCAAAAGCTTGGAAGTGGGTCATCCGAAAACGCATTTGGGATTTCATGGAGTCGCAAAATGTCGCCGCCAATCCTCGTCCCGTTCACCATCGTATCCCTAATTTCATCGGTGCCATGGAAGCTGCTAATAGA TTGTGCGATTTGGAAGTATTTAGGAATTCACAGTGCGTGAAGGTTAATCCGGATTCTCCTCAAAAGGGTGTGAGGCTTCTTACGCTTACGG GTGGCAAAAAATTGTTAACACCTCAGCCTCGGTTGAGAACAGGGTTTTTCTCCATAGTCGAATCTGGGATGTTGACTCCAGCTACCATTAAGGAGGCTTGTACTTCTGTTGGAGTAGCAAAGTATGGAAAGCCAATTGGACTGGATGAAAAGATTAAAGTTGATCTGATCGTTATTGGTTCTGTTGCTGTTGACCCCAAAACGGGTGCTCGGCTTGGCAAGGGAGAG GGATTTGCAGAATTAGAATATGGAATGTTGCGATATATGGGAGCCATTGATGATTCGACTCTAATAGTTACTTCTG TGCATGATTGCCAATTGGTTGATGATATTCCAGTTCAGAAGCTATTAATCCACGATGTGCCTGTAGACATTGTATGCACTCCGACGCAGGTCATTTTAACCAACACGAAAATTCCTAAACCCCAAG GCATTTACTGGGAAATGCTGTCTCCTGAGAAGCTGAGCCAAATTCGAATACTCAGGGAGCTCAAACGTCGGATCGAGCGGGAGACCGGAAAACTGCTGCCATGTGGTCCGTCGGAGAAACTTCCACCTACAGCTCAACGAACCTCGAAACCTGGAAAACGTGCATTGTCTAAGAAGTGA